The following are encoded together in the Bos taurus isolate L1 Dominette 01449 registration number 42190680 breed Hereford chromosome 12, ARS-UCD2.0, whole genome shotgun sequence genome:
- the LAMP1 gene encoding lysosome-associated membrane glycoprotein 1 precursor: MAAPGGARRRPLLLLLFAGLVHGASAVFVVKNGNGTACIMADFSATFLTSYDTRSGPQNKSFELPAGAEVSNSSSCGKENASDSSLVITFGRGHTLTLIFTRNATRYEVQLMRFAYNLSDTDTFPNSSSTGVKTVESATDIKADINKTYRCVSETQVNMDNVTVTLRDAAIQAYLSSSNFSREETRCEQDLPTPTTPPQPAPTPAPASPAVFRYNVSGSNGTCLLASMGLQLNVTYRRVDNKTVTREFNVNPNKTTFGGNCSATLATLELHSENLLLLALQFVMNESSSRVFLQGVQLNLTLPDAKEGSFTATNSSLRALQATAGNSYKCNAEQRLRVTSSFSLNMFRVWLQAFRVDGDKFGPVEECQLDENSMLIPIAVGGALAGLVLIVLLAYLIGRKRSHAGYQTI; the protein is encoded by the exons ATGGCGGCCCCCGGCGGCGCCCGGCGACGGccgctgctcctgctgctgttcG CAGGCCTCGTGCACGGCGCATCAGCAGTGTTTGTGGTGAAGAATGGCAACGGGACCGCCTGCATCATGGCCGACTTCTCTGCCACCTTCCTGACCAGCTACGACACCAGGAGTGGGCCCCAG AATAAGTCCTTTGAGCTGCCAGCTGGTGCGGAAGTGTCAAATAGCAGCTCTTGTGGCAAAGAGAATGCTTCTGACTCCAGTCTCGTGATCACTTTTGGAAGAGGCCACACGCTGACCCTCATTTTCACCAGAAATGCAACACGTTACGAGGTCCAGCTGATGCGCTTTGCTTATAACTTGTCAGACACAGACACTTTCCCCAATTCGAGCTCCACAG gagTCAAGACTGTGGAGTCGGCAACCGACATCAAGGCCGACATCAATAAGACGTACCGGTGTGTGAGCGAGACTCAGGTCAACATGGACAATGTGACGGTCACGCTCCGAGACGCGGCCatccaggcctacctgtccagcAGCAACTTCAGCAGAGAGG AGACGCGCTGTGAACAGGACCTGCCCACTCCGACCACGCCACCCCAGCCCGCGCCCACCCCAGCTCCCGCGAGCCCTGCCGTGTTCAGGTACAACGTTTCTGGCAGCAACGGCACCTGCTTGCTGGCCAGCATGGGGCTGCAGCTGAACGTCACCTACAGGAGAGTCGACAACAAG ACGGTGACCAGAGAGTTCAATGTCAACCCCAACAAGACCACCTTCGGGGGGAATTGCTCCGCCACACTGGCAACTCTGGAGCTCCACAGCGAGAACCTCCTGCTCCTGGCGCTCCAGTTCGTGATG AACGAGAGCTCCAGCAGGGTGTTCCTTCAAGGAGTCCAGCTGAACCTGACCCTGCCCGACGCCAAAG AAGGCAGCTTCACGGCCACCAACAGCTCACTGAGGGCGCTGCAGGCCACGGCGGGGAACTCGTACAAGTGCAACGCTGAGCAGCGTCTGCGGGTCACCAGCAGCTTCTCCCTCAACATGTTCCGAGTGTGGCTGCAGGCGTTCCGCGTGGACGGGGACAAGTTCGGGCCTG TGGAGGAGTGCCAGCTGGACGAGAACAGCATGCTGATCCCCATCGCTGTGGGCGGCGCCCTGGCGGGGCTGGTCCTCATCGTGCTCCTCGCCTACCTGATCGGCCGGAAGAGGAGCCACGCCGGCTACCAGACCATCTAG
- the GRTP1 gene encoding growth hormone-regulated TBC protein 1 isoform X2 — MGVSGAQARMDRNPGYYQRLLQGERSASLEEAIRTDMNRTFPDNVRFRKDAEPCLQGPLYNVLLAYGHHNHGVGYCQGMNFIAGYLILVTKSEEEAFWLLDALVGRILPADYYSPSMLGLKTDQEVLGELVRTKLPAVAALMHSHGVLWTLVASRWFICLFVDVLPVETVLRVWDCLFSEGSKIIFRVALTLLKHHQASILEATSVPDLCEKFKEITRGRFVTECHSFMQVGVSHTGPPGDWHAHPAPPTPSAVGGATWDPPEPVRPAPWLLLGLPDIPINAGPTLSPPRCLLSRPGGVIPVCPLSLGSRPGAGCVHSSPELMTWVLHPTGPWGRGGH; from the exons ATGGGGGTGAGCGGAGCCCAGGCCCGGATGGACCGGAACCCTGGCTACTACCAGCGCCTCCTGCAGGGGGAGCGGAGCGCCAGCCTGGAGGAGGCCATCCGGACAG ACATGAACAGGACCTTCCCCGACAACGTGCGGTTCCGGAAGGACGCGGAGCCCTGCCTGCAGGGGCCCCTGTACAACGTGCTGCTGGCCTATGGGCACCACAACCACGGCGTGGGCTACTGCCAG GGGATGAACTTCATCGCGGGGTATCTGATCCTGGTGACTAAGAGTGAAGAAGAAGCCTTCTGGCTGTTGGACGCCCTGGTGGGCAGAATACTCCCAG CCGATTACTACAGCCCCTCGATGCTGGGCCTGAAGACGGACCAGGAGGTGCTCGGGGAGCTGGTGCGGACGAAGCTGCCAGCGGTGGCGGCGCTGATGCACAGCCACGGCGTGCTGTGGACCCTGGTCGCGTCCCGCTGGTTCATCTGCCTGTTCGTGGACGTCCTGCCCGTGGAG ACGGTGCTGCGTGTCTGGGACTGCCTGTTCAGCGAGGGGTCCAAGATCATCTTCCGGGTGGCACTGACCCTCCTCAAGCATCACCAGGCCTCCATCCTGGAGGCCACCAGCGTCCCTGACCTCTGTGAGAAGTTCAAGGAGATCACCAGGGGCCGCTTCGTCACTGAGTGCCACAGCTTCATGCAGGTGGGTGTCAGCCACACTGGGCCCCCAGGAGACTGGCATGCTCACCCCGCACCCCCTACGCCGTCGGCTGTGGGGGGTGCCACCTGGGACCCACCTGAGCCCGTCAGGCCTGCTCCTTGGCTTCTCCTGGGCCTCCCTGACATCCCCATCAACGCCGGGCCCACCCTCAGCCCTCCCCGTTGCCTTCTCTCCCGCCCTGGTGGGGTCATACCTGTCTGTCCCCTCTCGTTGGGTTCCAGGCCTGGTGCAGGCTGTGTACACAGCTCACCTGAGTTGATGACCTGGGTGCTGCATCCCACAGGCCCTTGGGGGAGGGGCGGGCACTGA